In Bacteroidota bacterium, a single genomic region encodes these proteins:
- a CDS encoding M14 family metallopeptidase: protein MKKNIFFLFLLSALKVFAQTNTSYHLKLSTTASLPPPLEWKGKSETLIADAANPWITTCEKSDFKKTPSYAETMAWFKKLADASPLISMQSIGKSVEGRDIFMLIASADKNTSAVDLKSSSKPLLFVQAGIHAGEIDGKDAGMMLFRDIAFGGKQSLLDKVNFLFIPILNVDGHERSSAYNRPNQRGPESMGYRTNAQNLNLNRDYTKLDTKEIRAVIQVINEYNPLLYMDIHVTDGADYQYDITYGCAGKQGYSPAISNWVLSTYTPAVNAGLKAMGHVPGPFINGMEWNDLSGGIVDVLYGPNFSTNYGDLRHLPTLLVENHSLKPYKQRVLGTYVLLENTLKVLAQNSQTLLENKKLDEAIRINKIPVEWKVPQQLPVDAKLNSDATPHYLAADSFNLQGVSYQKKKSEITGAEYIEWTGKAVNSKIAFYEGTEIVNSINCAKRYWVPAACVDVIERLKLHGIKMELINTPKEVAVEMYRMSNPQFLNSDGQVLPFEGRMLVNATTTIEKRNQVFPTGSACISTDQSLGELAALLLEPNAPNSLFRWGFFMSIFHRTEYIEAYVMEPLIKKMLDESVELKKEFEAKKSSDANFAKNQTAIYEWFYSKSKYYDERYLLYPVGREN from the coding sequence ATGAAAAAAAATATTTTTTTTCTATTTCTTTTAAGCGCCCTAAAGGTGTTTGCACAAACTAATACTTCCTACCATTTAAAACTATCTACCACTGCCTCACTCCCACCTCCATTGGAATGGAAAGGAAAAAGCGAAACCTTAATTGCCGACGCTGCAAATCCTTGGATTACTACTTGCGAAAAATCCGATTTTAAAAAAACTCCTTCCTATGCTGAAACCATGGCTTGGTTTAAAAAACTAGCCGATGCATCTCCACTGATTAGCATGCAATCGATTGGTAAAAGTGTGGAAGGAAGGGATATTTTTATGCTGATTGCTTCCGCCGATAAAAATACCAGTGCTGTTGATTTAAAGAGTTCTTCTAAACCACTACTGTTCGTGCAAGCCGGAATACACGCCGGCGAAATTGATGGTAAGGATGCAGGGATGATGCTCTTTCGCGACATTGCATTTGGCGGAAAACAAAGCCTCTTAGACAAAGTAAATTTTTTATTTATTCCCATTTTAAATGTGGATGGACACGAGCGAAGCTCAGCATATAATCGCCCCAATCAAAGAGGCCCTGAAAGCATGGGATATCGCACCAATGCACAAAACCTAAATTTAAATCGAGATTATACTAAACTCGACACCAAAGAAATTCGTGCGGTAATACAGGTAATAAATGAATACAATCCTTTGTTGTATATGGATATTCACGTAACCGATGGCGCCGATTATCAATACGACATTACCTATGGTTGTGCCGGAAAACAAGGATATTCCCCTGCTATCTCCAATTGGGTATTGTCCACTTACACGCCTGCTGTTAACGCAGGATTAAAGGCAATGGGACATGTACCCGGACCATTTATTAACGGCATGGAATGGAACGATCTTTCGGGTGGAATTGTGGATGTTTTGTATGGTCCAAATTTCTCGACTAATTATGGAGATTTAAGACATTTACCCACATTACTTGTCGAGAATCATTCTTTAAAACCCTACAAACAAAGGGTCTTAGGAACATACGTTTTGCTTGAAAACACTTTAAAAGTTTTAGCACAAAATAGTCAAACCCTTCTCGAAAACAAAAAATTAGATGAGGCAATTCGAATTAATAAAATTCCTGTTGAATGGAAAGTTCCTCAGCAATTGCCTGTTGATGCAAAACTAAATTCGGATGCAACACCTCACTACCTCGCCGCGGATAGCTTTAATTTACAAGGTGTCTCCTACCAAAAAAAGAAATCTGAAATTACCGGTGCAGAATACATAGAATGGACCGGCAAAGCGGTGAATTCAAAAATTGCTTTTTATGAAGGTACTGAAATTGTAAACAGCATTAATTGTGCAAAGCGCTATTGGGTCCCGGCTGCATGCGTTGATGTTATTGAACGTTTAAAATTACATGGCATTAAGATGGAATTAATAAATACGCCAAAAGAAGTTGCAGTTGAAATGTACCGCATGAGTAATCCGCAGTTTTTAAATTCCGATGGACAAGTGCTTCCCTTTGAAGGTCGTATGTTGGTGAATGCAACAACAACAATTGAAAAACGGAATCAAGTGTTTCCTACCGGATCCGCTTGCATTTCAACTGATCAATCGCTGGGTGAACTTGCGGCTTTGCTGCTCGAACCAAACGCTCCGAATTCCCTTTTCAGATGGGGATTTTTTATGTCCATTTTTCACCGCACCGAATATATTGAAGCCTATGTTATGGAGCCGCTCATTAAAAAAATGTTGGATGAATCCGTTGAGCTGAAAAAAGAATTTGAAGCGAAGAAAAGTTCAGATGCAAACTTTGCTAAAAATCAAACTGCCATTTATGAATGGTTTTATAGTAAGAGCAAGTATTATGATGAGCGGTATTTGTTGTATCCGGTGGGGAGAGAAAATTAG
- a CDS encoding T9SS type A sorting domain-containing protein, producing MWAFKLSSNARDFGNRIKADNNGNLYTTGSYAGILDFNPDPNQSLTLSIPLYTNYYFAKYGSAPLSIPVRLSQNELSAYPNPTSGEINIDLGDAVSAAEIRIFTLTGQEVNKLKFVNTSKLRAQLEGPNGIYILKIISDNYNSVIKLVKQ from the coding sequence ATGTGGGCATTCAAACTTAGTAGTAATGCCAGAGATTTTGGCAATAGAATAAAAGCTGACAACAACGGAAATTTATACACCACTGGTAGTTATGCAGGCATTTTAGATTTTAATCCAGATCCAAATCAATCTTTAACTTTGAGTATTCCTTTATATACAAATTATTATTTTGCAAAATATGGTTCAGCTCCACTTTCAATTCCTGTAAGGTTATCCCAAAATGAGTTAAGTGCCTATCCCAATCCTACAAGCGGAGAAATTAATATCGATTTAGGAGATGCAGTTTCAGCTGCAGAGATTAGAATTTTTACGCTGACCGGTCAAGAAGTTAACAAATTAAAATTTGTTAATACTTCCAAATTGAGAGCACAATTAGAGGGACCAAATGGAATATACATTCTTAAAATCATTTCTGATAATTATAATTCTGTCATAAAATTAGTGAAGCAATAG
- a CDS encoding AraC family transcriptional regulator, whose protein sequence is MSLPILLFYGFSFIGIVHALLFSFLAIKNKNIPNLILSLFLLAQSLIILEYVFFWTGLYLVHPYLCNISLPLLLSFGPLLLMYIDFAFFEPKKAFVYVLHFLPAILVFILMLPYYFSSADAKLYHSKNIPFFVLDLLYVSYFIFVHMACYCIYLVLKIRSEKRVAYLKKWMFIILSLFGFYIACYLAYYILVRLPWFNLTTDYFVSLGMCASIVALIYFAFARNAIFEGKRIPEAIQLKNIYFQYQSSVKEIKPATLKASPILYEYSTSAVRRNPSPSQSIEIEKNSIKYKNSGLTEQLVEELASALEHLMKTEKLYVESELKLETLAAKLGITKHALSQVINQTFEVSFFEYINLHRIQEAKKLLSAKEKAHLTIIEIAYEVGYNTKNTFNSAFLRIVGMTPSEFRAQHKQEK, encoded by the coding sequence ATGAGTTTACCCATCCTGTTGTTTTATGGCTTTTCTTTTATTGGAATTGTGCATGCTTTGCTCTTTTCATTTTTGGCCATAAAAAATAAGAACATTCCCAATTTAATCCTCTCACTCTTTTTGCTGGCGCAATCTTTAATAATTTTGGAGTATGTTTTCTTTTGGACGGGCTTATATCTTGTTCATCCCTATTTGTGTAACATCAGTTTGCCATTACTTTTAAGTTTTGGCCCTTTATTGCTTATGTATATTGACTTTGCTTTTTTTGAACCGAAAAAAGCCTTTGTTTATGTCTTGCATTTTTTACCCGCAATACTTGTTTTTATTTTAATGTTGCCTTACTACTTCAGTTCAGCTGATGCCAAGCTATATCACAGTAAAAACATACCCTTTTTTGTATTGGACTTACTCTATGTATCCTATTTTATTTTTGTTCACATGGCCTGCTATTGCATCTACCTAGTGCTAAAAATAAGGTCCGAAAAAAGAGTTGCCTACCTTAAAAAATGGATGTTTATTATACTCAGCTTATTTGGCTTTTATATTGCTTGCTATTTAGCCTATTACATTCTTGTAAGGTTACCTTGGTTTAATTTAACTACCGATTACTTTGTATCGTTGGGAATGTGCGCCAGCATTGTAGCACTTATTTATTTTGCATTTGCCCGAAACGCAATTTTTGAAGGTAAGCGTATCCCCGAAGCCATCCAATTAAAAAACATTTATTTTCAATACCAATCAAGCGTCAAGGAAATTAAGCCAGCTACCTTAAAAGCTAGCCCTATCCTTTATGAGTATTCCACATCTGCAGTTAGGCGCAATCCTTCACCTTCCCAATCGATAGAAATTGAAAAAAATTCAATCAAATACAAAAATTCCGGGTTAACCGAACAATTAGTTGAAGAGCTGGCAAGTGCCTTAGAACACTTAATGAAAACTGAAAAACTGTATGTCGAAAGTGAATTAAAATTAGAGACCCTTGCCGCCAAACTTGGTATTACCAAACATGCGCTTTCGCAAGTGATTAACCAAACTTTTGAAGTGAGCTTTTTCGAATACATCAATCTACACCGCATTCAGGAAGCAAAAAAATTATTATCCGCTAAAGAAAAAGCGCATCTAACCATAATAGAAATTGCATATGAAGTTGGCTATAATACAAAGAACACTTTTAATTCAGCCTTTCTGCGAATTGTAGGAATGACTCCCAGCGAATTCAGAGCGCAACATAAACAAGAAAAATAG
- a CDS encoding BACON domain-containing protein, which translates to MKKISLLFIVTMLFTGIVLNSCKKKDDATEEEITMTEGWNPTSVVVPSTAGTYVATLNLVGDWSAFQNTGSSWCSISQMSGSGQTEITITYKENLGAGRTAEAIAFNSAGTMFTIKVIQDASPYLCSGKPGVNSYFPLAMGNKWLYDFHGTLLTWEVTSTQTTGGFTYYIITRQQISGSSTLKLRVAANGDVYQNTASGDMLLVPGNTIAGADIGPDPSLTGLIPHRIVNSTNWTLSPPNLCTWDDVLYIEKIGQTGGVVSRIYFKKGLGMVADIDFDLKGVKLN; encoded by the coding sequence ATGAAAAAAATAAGTCTACTATTTATAGTTACTATGTTGTTCACGGGTATCGTGCTCAACAGTTGTAAGAAAAAAGATGATGCCACAGAAGAAGAAATAACAATGACAGAAGGCTGGAATCCTACCAGCGTTGTAGTTCCTAGTACCGCCGGCACCTATGTGGCTACACTGAACCTTGTAGGTGATTGGTCAGCGTTTCAAAATACAGGGTCTTCCTGGTGTTCTATTTCGCAAATGTCCGGTTCTGGACAAACCGAAATAACGATTACATATAAAGAAAACCTGGGAGCAGGACGAACTGCTGAAGCTATTGCCTTTAACAGCGCTGGTACCATGTTTACTATAAAGGTTATTCAAGATGCCTCACCCTATTTGTGTAGTGGTAAACCCGGAGTGAATAGTTACTTCCCGCTTGCAATGGGCAACAAATGGTTGTACGATTTTCACGGAACTCTATTAACTTGGGAAGTAACCTCTACCCAAACGACGGGCGGATTTACTTATTACATTATTACTCGGCAACAGATTTCCGGTAGCTCAACCCTAAAATTGAGAGTTGCCGCCAATGGTGATGTTTACCAAAACACAGCCAGTGGTGATATGCTGCTTGTTCCGGGTAACACAATTGCAGGTGCGGATATTGGACCTGACCCATCATTAACGGGTTTAATCCCACATCGGATTGTTAATTCAACCAACTGGACTTTATCACCTCCCAATCTATGCACATGGGATGATGTATTGTATATCGAAAAAATCGGACAAACCGGTGGTGTAGTTAGCCGTATTTATTTCAAGAAAGGGCTTGGTATGGTTGCCGATATTGATTTTGATTTAAAGGGCGTTAAACTGAATTAG
- a CDS encoding VCBS repeat-containing protein, with protein sequence MKSKLILLFIIATAFCRKNATAQIFSKVTSATNPIVSDPAQSFYNGASWIDFNADGLLDLFVVRGGLYQNVGNGNFTKNTGSGIGLSTGIGNTWADVDNDGDIDCLLSGGNAGGTRLFLNNGNGTFAENTSGVFTNPLKLRGWGSAFGDYNNDGWVDLFIAAPFGFAQISDSCKFLVNNGNGNFARIDTSALTDTLDAYTVPTWSDYDNDGDVDLFIGSGRVNGSLSKDYLFDNKLTSGNPGYFSRNNTSPLGTDVHDGQVWNWIDFDNDGDLDGFLTNYQGTGTVGYLNEMYRNDSASFTKLSVADVGAIAGDIGVSLASTWGDFDNDGDLDCIVTNELNQKNTFYKSNIRQGSTVFTKITNEPFGLANGNHWCATTGDYDNDGDLDLFISGASDKGLYLNSTTQTDFINIKLVGINSNKSAIGAKVRVKARGFWQLREISAQNTFNGMNMLNAHFGFGNTGPLALYIDSILIEWPSGNTDICTNIFANTFYLATEGQCLIPIGLEKINSGPAGFQFVSLYPNPVKELLTVNYIASNESSTEINILDASSKLVLSKPILNGKKGDNSVIFDVKNLARGVYTLQLKNQFQTSSAKFMKE encoded by the coding sequence ATGAAATCAAAATTGATCCTGCTCTTCATTATCGCCACCGCGTTTTGCCGCAAGAATGCCACAGCGCAAATTTTTTCGAAGGTAACTTCAGCCACAAATCCTATTGTTTCGGATCCCGCTCAAAGTTTTTACAACGGTGCCAGTTGGATAGATTTTAATGCCGATGGCTTACTTGATTTATTTGTAGTTCGCGGTGGACTATACCAAAATGTGGGCAATGGAAATTTTACAAAAAATACCGGTAGTGGAATTGGCCTAAGTACCGGAATAGGTAATACCTGGGCCGATGTGGACAATGATGGAGATATTGATTGTTTGCTTTCGGGCGGAAATGCAGGTGGAACAAGGTTGTTTTTAAATAATGGCAATGGAACATTTGCCGAAAATACAAGCGGTGTATTTACTAATCCGCTTAAGCTCAGAGGCTGGGGCTCTGCTTTTGGCGATTATAATAACGACGGTTGGGTAGATTTATTTATTGCAGCTCCATTTGGGTTTGCCCAGATAAGCGATTCATGCAAGTTTTTGGTGAATAATGGAAATGGAAATTTTGCACGTATAGATACATCTGCATTAACCGATACACTTGATGCATACACAGTACCCACGTGGAGCGATTACGATAATGATGGAGATGTAGATTTATTTATCGGTTCAGGAAGAGTGAATGGAAGCCTGTCAAAAGACTATCTTTTTGACAATAAACTCACTTCCGGGAACCCCGGCTATTTCAGTAGAAATAACACTAGCCCACTAGGTACTGATGTGCATGACGGACAAGTTTGGAATTGGATTGACTTTGATAACGATGGTGACCTGGATGGATTTCTTACCAATTATCAAGGCACAGGAACTGTTGGATATTTAAACGAAATGTATAGAAATGACAGCGCTTCCTTTACCAAACTAAGCGTTGCTGATGTTGGTGCAATAGCAGGCGACATAGGTGTTTCACTTGCCAGCACTTGGGGAGATTTTGATAACGACGGCGATTTGGATTGCATTGTAACAAATGAGTTAAATCAAAAAAATACTTTCTATAAAAGCAATATACGTCAAGGAAGCACAGTATTTACAAAGATTACTAATGAGCCATTTGGACTTGCGAATGGAAATCATTGGTGCGCTACAACAGGTGATTATGATAACGATGGTGATTTAGATTTGTTTATTTCCGGTGCAAGCGATAAAGGATTGTATTTAAATTCTACCACTCAAACTGATTTTATAAATATTAAACTCGTTGGAATTAATTCCAACAAATCAGCCATTGGAGCAAAGGTGCGTGTTAAAGCAAGAGGCTTTTGGCAACTGCGTGAAATTTCGGCGCAGAATACATTTAACGGCATGAACATGCTGAATGCACATTTTGGATTTGGCAACACCGGACCGCTGGCCTTGTATATTGATTCCATATTAATCGAATGGCCTTCCGGAAATACGGATATTTGCACGAATATTTTTGCCAATACTTTTTATTTAGCCACCGAAGGTCAATGCCTCATTCCTATTGGGCTTGAAAAAATAAATTCAGGGCCTGCTGGATTTCAATTTGTATCACTGTATCCGAATCCAGTTAAAGAGCTGCTAACAGTAAACTATATCGCATCGAACGAATCAAGTACTGAAATCAATATTCTTGACGCTAGCTCTAAGCTAGTTTTGAGCAAGCCCATCCTCAATGGGAAAAAAGGGGACAATAGTGTAATCTTTGATGTGAAAAATTTAGCCCGTGGCGTGTATACCCTTCAACTTAAAAATCAATTTCAAACTTCAAGCGCAAAATTTATGAAAGAATAG
- a CDS encoding response regulator transcription factor, producing MKLKILYVEDEPFLGKIVSESLESRDFEVMLVTDGAKVLESFNRFVPDVCVLDVMLPNRDGFELGTEIRNRFPRLPIIFLTAKTQTNDLLKGFESGGTDYIKKPFSVDELVVRIHNQLQLLKSTWENKTAILELIQLGKYKFYPGKYELQIGSETIKLSHREAQVLNMFAQNRNKSIDRKNLLLAVWGDDSFFNSRTLDVYIRKLRDYFSHDAGIEIVTLKGKGYHFIVPN from the coding sequence ATGAAATTAAAAATACTTTATGTGGAGGATGAACCCTTTTTGGGGAAGATTGTAAGCGAAAGCCTAGAATCCCGCGACTTTGAAGTGATGCTTGTAACAGATGGTGCAAAGGTGCTTGAGAGCTTTAATCGCTTTGTGCCCGATGTGTGCGTGTTGGATGTGATGCTTCCCAATAGAGATGGATTTGAATTAGGAACCGAAATTCGAAATCGATTTCCTCGATTACCCATCATTTTTCTTACCGCCAAAACACAAACCAACGACCTCTTAAAAGGCTTTGAATCCGGTGGTACCGACTATATTAAAAAACCATTCAGCGTAGACGAATTAGTTGTGCGCATACACAACCAGTTGCAGTTATTGAAAAGTACATGGGAAAATAAAACTGCTATTTTGGAGCTCATTCAGTTAGGTAAGTATAAATTTTATCCAGGAAAGTATGAGTTGCAAATTGGTTCGGAGACAATTAAATTATCACATCGCGAAGCACAAGTATTAAACATGTTTGCACAAAATAGAAACAAAAGCATTGATCGTAAAAACTTGTTGTTGGCTGTTTGGGGAGATGATTCGTTTTTTAATTCACGCACCTTAGACGTGTATATTCGAAAGTTGCGTGATTATTTTTCTCACGATGCAGGCATCGAAATTGTAACCCTTAAGGGGAAGGGCTATCATTTTATTGTTCCTAACTAA
- a CDS encoding SBBP repeat-containing protein produces the protein MDTAGNFIWARYISDSYNGACGSITVDNSGNIYTVGSFKGVDFNPDPLLVYNLTVPGSGSNGYISKLDSAGNFIWAKQLVSPTPSALSGCLDIKLDVAQNPLICGSFNDSTDFDPGLGVTKIGSVGTGGHVDAYILKLNSSGSFLWVRTIGGNLNDYAESLSCDAQDNIYISGRFNNQVDFDPGPAIFNLTPAGSASNAFILKLDNNGIFKWAKNVEGNNNLDGYSIALDASANIFVCGLLQGSADFDPGPAVFNLTTAGNDDAFVLKLDSLGNFLGAKRIGGTGTEKCYSITVDAGGNCYTAGSYEVTANFDSPASSLLTSAGYSDIFIAKYGVFGIGISENISGLNATLYPNPTKGAFEINLGQHYSFLEIIIHDMLGKEISRTKYIDASRLKAIIPGESWNVFCENYLP, from the coding sequence TTGGATACCGCAGGAAATTTTATTTGGGCCAGGTATATTTCTGACTCATACAATGGCGCTTGCGGTAGTATAACTGTAGACAATTCGGGCAATATCTACACTGTCGGATCTTTTAAAGGTGTTGATTTTAATCCCGACCCACTGCTTGTTTACAATTTAACTGTTCCAGGAAGCGGATCAAACGGGTATATTAGTAAACTCGATTCAGCCGGTAATTTTATATGGGCCAAGCAATTGGTTTCACCAACTCCATCTGCACTTTCAGGATGCTTAGATATTAAATTAGACGTAGCCCAAAATCCGCTGATATGTGGTTCATTTAATGATAGCACCGATTTTGATCCAGGCTTGGGAGTAACCAAAATAGGTTCAGTAGGTACAGGAGGACATGTGGATGCCTATATTTTGAAATTAAATTCAAGCGGTAGCTTTTTATGGGTCAGAACTATTGGTGGAAACTTAAATGATTATGCAGAATCATTGTCTTGTGATGCACAGGATAATATTTACATTTCCGGTAGATTCAACAACCAAGTTGATTTTGACCCGGGACCCGCTATTTTTAATCTAACACCCGCTGGTAGTGCCAGCAATGCTTTTATTTTGAAATTGGATAATAACGGCATTTTCAAATGGGCCAAAAATGTTGAAGGGAATAATAATTTAGATGGTTATAGTATTGCACTAGATGCCTCAGCAAATATCTTTGTTTGTGGCCTTTTGCAGGGGAGTGCTGATTTTGATCCGGGTCCCGCAGTTTTTAATTTAACTACTGCTGGAAATGATGACGCATTTGTTCTTAAACTAGATTCTTTGGGTAATTTTCTCGGTGCTAAAAGAATAGGTGGTACAGGCACAGAAAAGTGTTACAGTATTACAGTTGATGCTGGAGGGAATTGTTACACAGCAGGAAGTTATGAAGTTACTGCTAATTTTGATTCTCCGGCCTCTTCCCTATTAACATCAGCTGGATATTCTGATATCTTTATCGCAAAATATGGAGTATTCGGTATAGGTATATCCGAAAACATTTCTGGTTTGAATGCAACATTATATCCCAATCCAACAAAAGGTGCATTTGAGATTAATTTGGGGCAACACTATTCATTCCTAGAAATAATAATTCACGATATGCTAGGAAAGGAAATCAGCAGGACAAAATATATTGATGCATCTCGTCTAAAAGCGATTATTCCTGGAGAATCTTGGAATGTATTTTGTGAAAATTATTTGCCCTGA
- a CDS encoding T9SS type A sorting domain-containing protein has translation MTGHFKNLFFFLFLLVIPCKSFCQYNFYFGTLHAHSAYSDGNKDSLTSFMTTPYQDYEYAKQSLNMHYLGISDHNHADAGMKRANYLKGIQQANLANVNGSFVCLYGMEWGEIATGGHVLIYGFDSLIGWEPNNYDVYNAQSDYTGLFSKIANHPGAFAYLAHPTTTDFNALFSGSYNPVNDKAIIGTPFRSGPAFSTNISYSNPSTGHYLNRFYDALKKGYHLGIGMDHDTHYSVFGRSQEGRTVVLANSLTQASILDAYSQMRYYASDDWNTKVNFTANTFPLGSIVTAYGNPALAISVVDPDMESVSDISIFSGMPGSGIAPALLVSVAGSLSLNYTHVVNDSSTHYYFARIQQTDGDQIYTSPIWYTRFDAIGITENSRSTISALSIHPNPIRDAFILSFTSEKFGSYFMEVYAASGNLVLKKELGKVQGAFAQRVELNDIPSGIYLVRINNENISQTLRIVKE, from the coding sequence ATGACAGGCCATTTCAAAAACTTATTTTTCTTTTTATTTCTTCTAGTAATTCCTTGTAAAAGCTTTTGCCAATACAATTTTTATTTTGGCACCTTGCATGCGCATTCGGCTTATTCTGATGGGAATAAAGATTCTCTTACTTCTTTTATGACCACACCCTATCAGGATTATGAGTATGCCAAACAAAGTTTAAACATGCATTATTTGGGCATTTCAGATCACAATCATGCCGATGCAGGAATGAAACGGGCGAATTATTTAAAAGGAATTCAACAAGCCAATTTAGCTAATGTGAATGGAAGCTTTGTATGCCTTTACGGGATGGAATGGGGCGAAATTGCAACAGGAGGACATGTTCTTATTTATGGATTTGATTCCTTGATTGGATGGGAACCCAACAACTACGATGTGTACAATGCCCAAAGTGATTATACCGGCTTGTTTTCTAAAATTGCCAATCATCCCGGAGCATTTGCCTATTTAGCACATCCAACTACTACCGACTTTAATGCCTTATTTAGCGGGAGCTATAATCCGGTAAACGATAAAGCAATTATTGGAACTCCCTTTAGAAGTGGTCCCGCGTTTAGTACCAATATTTCCTACAGCAATCCTTCAACAGGGCATTACCTGAACCGCTTTTACGATGCATTAAAGAAAGGATATCATTTGGGAATTGGAATGGATCACGATACACATTACAGTGTTTTCGGTCGTTCGCAAGAAGGTCGCACGGTAGTGCTTGCAAATTCACTCACACAAGCAAGCATTTTAGATGCTTACAGTCAAATGCGCTATTACGCCTCCGACGATTGGAATACGAAAGTTAATTTTACAGCCAATACTTTTCCATTGGGATCTATTGTAACTGCATATGGAAATCCTGCCCTTGCTATTTCGGTTGTGGATCCTGATATGGAATCGGTTTCTGATATAAGTATTTTTTCGGGTATGCCCGGAAGTGGTATCGCTCCCGCCTTGCTTGTTTCTGTTGCCGGCAGCCTTAGTTTAAACTACACACATGTAGTGAACGATAGCAGCACACATTACTATTTTGCACGCATACAACAAACTGATGGCGATCAAATTTATACAAGTCCTATTTGGTATACTCGGTTTGATGCCATAGGAATTACTGAAAATTCGCGCTCCACCATTAGTGCATTGTCGATTCATCCTAATCCAATTCGGGATGCATTTATTTTGTCTTTTACATCCGAGAAATTCGGTTCCTATTTTATGGAAGTGTATGCAGCATCCGGAAACTTAGTATTAAAAAAAGAGTTGGGAAAAGTACAAGGTGCTTTTGCACAAAGGGTGGAACTTAACGATATACCTTCGGGCATTTACTTAGTGCGAATTAACAACGAAAATATATCGCAAACACTTCGCATCGTGAAAGAATAA